The proteins below come from a single Prochlorococcus sp. MIT 0603 genomic window:
- a CDS encoding YdcF family protein, translating into MFILVRLRRRADWSIQLAFLILWTSSLGIIADLLWLWVEHPWQRINEKDAPTADIIVVLSGGGAFTPPGISTANTVEWIDPDRFLAGIKLFKEGKASKLLFTGAYNPFQIVPFSESNLYVNEALRLGIPENSILTTNRVTNTAQEAIAIRRIITTRQSSKPPKILLVTSAFHMKRAKKLFERQGLMIHPFPVDFKTKETLRLSQWKDPMNWVPTAGSLFNTSKALRELLGRVVYRSW; encoded by the coding sequence TTGTTTATTTTAGTAAGGCTTAGGAGAAGAGCTGATTGGTCAATTCAACTGGCCTTCTTGATCCTGTGGACTTCTAGCCTAGGCATCATTGCTGATTTGCTTTGGTTGTGGGTAGAGCATCCATGGCAACGGATAAATGAGAAAGATGCTCCAACTGCAGATATTATTGTTGTGCTTAGTGGAGGCGGGGCATTTACTCCGCCAGGAATTTCCACTGCAAATACAGTAGAATGGATAGACCCTGATAGGTTTCTTGCGGGTATAAAGCTCTTCAAAGAAGGTAAAGCCTCAAAATTATTGTTTACGGGTGCTTATAATCCTTTTCAAATTGTTCCATTTTCAGAAAGTAATCTCTATGTTAATGAAGCATTACGCTTAGGTATTCCAGAAAATTCAATATTGACTACCAATAGAGTTACTAACACTGCACAGGAAGCTATAGCTATAAGGAGGATTATCACAACCAGACAATCCTCTAAGCCACCTAAAATATTGCTTGTAACCAGTGCATTTCATATGAAAAGAGCGAAAAAATTATTTGAGAGACAAGGCTTAATGATTCACCCTTTCCCAGTTGATTTTAAAACAAAAGAGACCTTGAGACTTTCACAGTGGAAAGACCCTATGAACTGGGTGCCTACGGCAGGATCACTGTTTAACACTTCAAAAGCATTAAGGGAGCTTTTGGGCCGAGTTGTTTACAGATCCTGGTAA